GCGGCGCACTCGGCCATTCACGACCGCACGGTGAACATTGCCGATGCTTACAGCGCACAGGGCTTCGATTTTTCAGGGACACGCGCTTTTGATGCGCGCACGGGGTATCGCTCGCAGTCGTTCCTGACGGTGCCGATGAAGAACCACGACCGCGAGCTGATTGGCGTGCTGCAGCTCATCAATGCGCGTGACCCGGAGACGGGCGAGGTGATGGCGTTTTCGCAGGCCGACCAAAGCCTGGCCGAGTCGCTGGCCTCACAGGCCGCTATTGCGCTCACCAACCGGCTGCTGGTCACGCAGCTCGAGCGCCTGTTCGAGTCGTTTGTGAACCTCATCAACCTGGCCATTGATGAAAAGTCGCCCTACACCGGGGGGCACTGCCAGCGCGTGCCCGCGCTGACCATGATGCTGGCCGAAGCCGCCCACGCAGTGCAAGAGGGGCCGCTGGCCCACTTTGCCATGACCGACCGCGACCGCTACGAGCTGAAGATGGCCGGGCTGCTGCACGACTGCGGCAAGATCACCACCCCTGTGCATGTGGTGGACAAAGCCACCAAGCTGCAAACGCTGTACGACCGCATCGGACTGGTGGATACGCGCTTTGAAGTGCTCAAGCGCGATGCAGAACTGGCTGCCCTGCGGCGCCAGCTGGCCCTGCGCCCGGTGGCCGATGCGGCGGCGGAAGCCCAGGTGCAACAGGCCTTGCAGCAAGAGCTGGCCGTGCTGGACGCCGACCGTGATTTTTTGCGCAAGGCCAATATCGGGGGAGAGGCCATGTCGGCGGCAGACCAGCAGCGCGTGCGCGACATAGGTGTGCAGCGCCAGTGGCGCAACCCGCAGGGCATTCAAACCAGCTTTTTGACGGCCGAAGAGGTCGAGAACCTCACCATCCGCTCGGGCACGCTGACGCAGGCCGAGCGCGACATCATCAACCACCACATCGTGGCCACCAACAAGATGCTGGAGACGCTGCCCTGGCCGCGCCACCTCAAGAACGTGCCCGAGTACGCGGGCGGCCACCACGAGCGCATGGACGGGCGCGGCTACCCCAAGGGCCTGACGCGCGACCAGATGTCAGTGCAGGCCCGCATGATGGGCATCGCTGATGTGTTTGAGGCGCTCACAGCGGCCGATCGCCCGTACAAGCGCGGCATGACGGTATCGCAGGCCGTGTCCATCATGGAGCGCATGTGCGAGAACGGGCACATCGACCCCGATCTGTTTGCGGTGTTTATCGGGCAGGGTGTGCACGTACGCTATGCACGCCAGTTCCTCGATCCCCTGCAATGTGATTTGTGATTGCTATAAAAAATATAGCTGATTGCGCTCTATTTCATTGCTATGAGGGCTCTTTGGGTGCTGCGGTAGGCGCCCGGTCTTCCCGGGAGGGGGCGGACAGGTGCTCGGGCCGCCGCATCTCGTACGCGCGGGCAAAGGTGTTGACTGCGCGGTCGGCGCAGGCCTGGATCTCGGCAGGGGGCAGCGGGGGCAGGTTGCGGTAGTACCACCGCGGCAGCAGCTCTGCCTGTAGCAGCGAGAAAAACTGGCGCGCCGCCAGGTAGGGATCGCCGTAGCGCATGACGCCTGCGTCCATGGCGCGGCTAAAAAAAGAGCCCAGGTCCTGCACGCCCTGGTGGGGACCGGCGTCGTAGAAGAGGGCGCCCATGTCCGAGCGGCCCGCCTCTGCGAGCACCATGCGCTGTATGGCAATCAGCTGATCACTGCAGATGAAGGCGGCCAGCGTTCGTGCGAACTCATCCAGCCGCCGACCCACCCCGGCGCTGACGTCCTGCTCCATCAGCATTGCATCGAACGCTGGCCGGACATGGCGCTGGCCCACCGCCATGGTCGCCGCTTGGAAAAGCGCCTCCTTGGATGGGAAGTAGCCGTAGATGGTGGACTTGGAGCCGCCAATGCGGCGAACGATCTCGGCCATGGACGCGCGCTCAAACCCGAACTCCAGAAAGACCTGCGAGGCGATTTCCAAAATCGCCTCGCGGCGTGCTTCCGTGCGAACTTTCATGCCGTGCTCCTATGAATTTCTTTTAACCGTACCGATGAGTCCATTTTTGCTTGACAAGCCGAATGTGTCAAATTGATAATCGTCAATACCGTACTGTTCGGTACAGTTAAATCGTGTTTCACCTTGTCAGGTCGGGCGTACCAAAGCGCCTGGGCCGAGGAGCTTTGTTCATGCGCTTGCATCCTGCTATTCAACGACCCGTGGCCGTGTTGGCCACCGTTTCCGCCCTGGCACTGGCCGCCTGCGGCGAAGCGCCTCAGCCGCCGGCCACCGGCGGCGGGGGCGTGCCCCAGGTCCGGGTCATTACCGTGCAATCCCAGCGCCTGCCGCTGACCACCGAGCTGCCCGGCCGTGTGGCCCCTGCGCTAATTGCCGAGGTACGCCCCCAGATCACCGGGCTGGTGCTGCAGCGCCGCTTCAAAGAAGGCAGCGATGTGAAGGCGGGCGATGTGCTCTACCAGATCGACCCCGCCACCTACCGCGCCAATGTGGACAGCGCCCAGGCCACCCTGGCCAAGGCCGAGGCGAACCTGGTCACCGTGCGGCTGAAGGCCGGGCGCTTCAAGGAGCTGTCTGCCATCAAGGCCGTGAGTCAGCAGGATGCCGACGACGCCGCCGCGTCGCTGCTGCAGGCCGAGGCCGAAGTCAGCGCCGCCCGCGCCACGCTGCAAACCCAGCGCATCAACCTGGACTACACCCGCATCACCTCGCCCATCAGCGGGCGCATCGGGCGCTCCAGCGTCACCCCTGGCGCGCTGGTCACCGCCAATCAGGCCGGTGCCATGGCCACGGTGCAGCAGCTGGACCCGATCTATGTGGACGTGACGCAGTCCACCAGCACGCTGCTGGCGCTCAAGCGTTCGATGGACGCAGGCACCCTCAAAACCGGCACCGCCAAGGTGCGTCTGGTGCTGGAGGATGGCAGCGTGTACGCGCAGCCAGGCAAGCTGCAGTTTTCGGACGTGACGGTGGACCAAAGCACGGGCGCCGTGACGCTGCGCGCCGAGTTCCCCAACCCCCGCGCCGATTTGCTGCCGGGCATGTATGCCCGCGCTGTTTTGGAAGAAGGCGTGCTGGAGCAAGCCCTGCTGGTGCCCCAGCCCGCTGTGGGCCGTGACACCACCGGTAAGCCCTACGTCTTTGTGGTCGATGGGGAAGGCAAGTTGCAGCAGCGCAGCCTGACTGCTGACCGCGCCGTGGGTGACCAGTGGCTGGTGACGGATGGGCTGAAAGCGGGCGACACCGTGGTGGTGGAAGGCCAGCAAAAAGCGCGTGCTGGCCAGCCTGTGCAAGCCCAGCCCTACACCCCCGCCGCCTTCAAAAAGACGGAAGCGGTGCAGAAGATTGCCGCCGCCAGCGCACCCTCCAGCGCCCGTTGAACACCCCGCAAAGAGAATCCCATGGCCCGTTTTTTCATCGACCGCCCCATCTTCGCGTGGGTGCTTGCCATCATCACGATGCTGGCAGGGGTGATGGCAGTGCTGACACTGCCCATCGCCCAATACCCCACCATTGCGCCGCCCGCCATCGCCATCTCGGCCACGTATCCGGGCGCTTCGTCCAAAACGCTGGAAGACAGCGTCACCCAGGTCATCGAGCAGAAGATGAAGGGGCTGGACAAGCTCTCTTACATCGCCTCGACCAGCGAGTCCTCGGGCAGCGTGACCATCACGCTGACCTTTGAGAACGGCACCGACCCCGACACCGCCCAGGTGCAGGTGCAAAACAAGCTGGCCCTGGCCACGCCGCTGCTGCCGCAAGAGGTGCAGCAGCAGGGCGTGCGTGTGACCAAGTCGGCCAACAACTTCCTGAACGTGCTGGCTTTTGTGTCGGAAGACGGCAAGCTCAACGGCTCGGACCTGTCCGACTACGTAGCGGCCAACGTGCAAGACCCGATCAGCCGCGTAGAAGGCGTGGGCGACACCACGCTGTTCGGCTCGCAATACGCCATGCGCATCTGGCTGGACCCGAGCAAGCTCAACAGCTTCAACCTGACGCCGCTGGACGTGAAGACCGCCATCCAGGCGCAGAACGCGCAGGTGTCTGCCGGGCAACTGGGCGG
This Acidovorax sp. 106 DNA region includes the following protein-coding sequences:
- a CDS encoding HD family phosphohydrolase — its product is MSKESTIHLFRRLEQLNGIGAALSRERDIERLLENILEAAKTITAADGGTLYSVTEDQAALKFEILRTDSLGIRLGGTTGKPIDLPLLPLRTTDGAPNDSLVAAHSAIHDRTVNIADAYSAQGFDFSGTRAFDARTGYRSQSFLTVPMKNHDRELIGVLQLINARDPETGEVMAFSQADQSLAESLASQAAIALTNRLLVTQLERLFESFVNLINLAIDEKSPYTGGHCQRVPALTMMLAEAAHAVQEGPLAHFAMTDRDRYELKMAGLLHDCGKITTPVHVVDKATKLQTLYDRIGLVDTRFEVLKRDAELAALRRQLALRPVADAAAEAQVQQALQQELAVLDADRDFLRKANIGGEAMSAADQQRVRDIGVQRQWRNPQGIQTSFLTAEEVENLTIRSGTLTQAERDIINHHIVATNKMLETLPWPRHLKNVPEYAGGHHERMDGRGYPKGLTRDQMSVQARMMGIADVFEALTAADRPYKRGMTVSQAVSIMERMCENGHIDPDLFAVFIGQGVHVRYARQFLDPLQCDL
- a CDS encoding TetR/AcrR family transcriptional regulator, whose amino-acid sequence is MKVRTEARREAILEIASQVFLEFGFERASMAEIVRRIGGSKSTIYGYFPSKEALFQAATMAVGQRHVRPAFDAMLMEQDVSAGVGRRLDEFARTLAAFICSDQLIAIQRMVLAEAGRSDMGALFYDAGPHQGVQDLGSFFSRAMDAGVMRYGDPYLAARQFFSLLQAELLPRWYYRNLPPLPPAEIQACADRAVNTFARAYEMRRPEHLSAPSREDRAPTAAPKEPS
- a CDS encoding efflux RND transporter periplasmic adaptor subunit, whose translation is MRLHPAIQRPVAVLATVSALALAACGEAPQPPATGGGGVPQVRVITVQSQRLPLTTELPGRVAPALIAEVRPQITGLVLQRRFKEGSDVKAGDVLYQIDPATYRANVDSAQATLAKAEANLVTVRLKAGRFKELSAIKAVSQQDADDAAASLLQAEAEVSAARATLQTQRINLDYTRITSPISGRIGRSSVTPGALVTANQAGAMATVQQLDPIYVDVTQSTSTLLALKRSMDAGTLKTGTAKVRLVLEDGSVYAQPGKLQFSDVTVDQSTGAVTLRAEFPNPRADLLPGMYARAVLEEGVLEQALLVPQPAVGRDTTGKPYVFVVDGEGKLQQRSLTADRAVGDQWLVTDGLKAGDTVVVEGQQKARAGQPVQAQPYTPAAFKKTEAVQKIAAASAPSSAR